ATGATGAAGACCAGGATCACCGACACCGGGATCAGCAGATAGAGGCTTTCCATGTCCGTCCTTCAGCGCGCGCCCTGCAGGCGCATCGCGTTGAGCACCACCAGCAGCGAACTGGCCGCCATGCCGATGCCCGCCATCCACGGCGTCACCAGGCCGGCCATGGCCAGGGGCACCGACGTGAAGTTGTAGGCGAACGACCACCACAGGTTCTGGCGGATGATGCGCAGCGTCCTGCGCGACACCGCGATGCCGCGGCCGAGGCTGCCCAGGTCTTCGTTCAGCAGGACGATGTCGGCCTGGTTGCGGGCGAGGTCGGTGCCGCCGCCCATCGCGACCGACACATGGGCCTGCGCGAGCACCGGTGCATCGTTGACGCCGTCGCCCACCATCGCCACGACGGCCGACGGCTCCCGCTGCAGCGCGGCGATGTACGCCTGCTTGTCCTGCGGCGTCAGGCCGCCGTGCGCGTCGGCGATTCCCAGCCCGCCTGCGACCGCGCCCACCACGGCCGGTGAATCGCCGGACAGGACCGTCGTGTCGATACCGTCCGCCGCCAACCGTGCCACGAACGAGGCGGCTTCGGCGCGCGGCAGGTCGGCGAGGCGAAACAGCGCCAGCCAGCCGCCCCGCGTGCCCAGCGCCACCACGGTGCCGCCGCGCTCTTCGAATCCGGCCAGTTCGCCGGGCAGCGCCGCCTGCGCCTGCGCGGCCACGAAGCCTGGCCGGCCGATCCACATCGCGCGGCCGTCGATCTCGCCTTCCATCCCCTGCCCGGTCACCGCACGCAGGCCATGCACCGCCGGCAACGCCAGCCCCGCCGCAGCCTCGCGCAGGCCGGCGGCAACCGGATGCTCCGATCCCTGCTCGATCGAGGCCGCCAGCGCCAGCGCCTCCTCCGCCGACAGTTCGCCGAGCGGTTTCACTTCCTGCAGTTTCATGCGCCCGTAGGTCAGCGTCCCCGTCTTGTCGAGCACCACATGATTGGTTCGCGCGAGCGTCTCGATGGCATGCCCCCGCGTCACCAGTACGCCGATCCGCGCCAGCGCGTCGGTCGCCACGGTCAGCGCGGTGGGCATCGCCAGCGACAGCGCACAGGGGCAGGCGACGACCAGCACCGACACGAAGACCCACAGCGCACGCTGCGGATCGATGAAATACCAGGCGATGCCGGTCAGGCCCGCAAGCACCAGCAACACGACGATGAAGACCGCCGCGACCCGGTCGGCCACGGCGGCCACCCGCGGTTTGTCGCCGGCCGCGCGCTCCATCAGCCGCCGGATCGCGGCGAGCCGCGTCGCGTCGCCGACCTGCTCGACACGGAACACCAGCGGGCTCGAAACGTTGATGCTGCCGCCGGTCAGGGCCGCGCCCACGGTTTTCGGCACAGGACGGCTCTCGCCCGTCAGCAGCGCCTCGTTGACCTCGCCCGTGCCGGCGATCACCACGCCATCGGCGGCAACGGTTTCGCCCGGCCGCACGCGCAGCACGTCGCCGGACGCCAGTTGCGACACCGGCACGCGTTCGCCCTCCTGCGCCGGCCATGCGGCGAGGCGCTCGGCGAAGGCCGGCAGCACCTTGCCGAGTTCCTCCACGCCGCGCACCGCCCGCTGGCGCGCGACCATCTCCAGGTAACGGCCGCCGAGCAGGAAGAACACGAACATCGTGACCGAGTCGAAATACACCTCCGGCCCGTGGGTGAGCGTCGCCCACAGGCTGGCGAGGAAGGCGCTGCCCACGCCGAGCGCCACCGGCACGTCCATGCCCAGGTGGCGCAGCTTGACGTCGCGCCAGGCGCGCTGGAAAAAGGGGGCGGCCGAGTACAGCACCACCGGCAGGGTGAGCAGCAGGCTCGCCCAGCGCAGCAGCAGCTCGATGTCCCAGGTCATGTCGCCCTCGCCCGCCACATATACCGGGAAGGCGTACATCATGACCTGCATCATGCCGAAGCCGGCGACGAACACCCGCCACAGCATCGAGCGCCGTTCCCTGTGCGCGATCTGTTCGGACCGCTCGGCATCGTAGGGATACGCCCGATACCCGATCGCCTGGACCGCCGCCAGGATGTCCGACAGCTTGATGCGGCGCTCGTCCCAGCGCACGCGGGCGCGGCGCGTGGCGTAGTTGATCTGGACCGCCGACACGCCGGGCTGGCGCGCCACGTGCTGCTCGTTGAGCCACACGCAGGCGGCGCAGGTGATGCCCTCGAGGATCAGCGAAGCCTCGCGCTCGTGCTCGCCCACCGGGCGCACGAAACTCTTCTGGAAATCGGGATGGTCGAACAGGCCGAGTTCCTGCAGTTCCACCGGCATCGCCTCGCGCCGCGTCTCGGGCATCGCGTCGCGATGGCGGTAGTAGTCCGCCAGGCCGTTATCGACGATGGACTGCGCCACCGCCTCGCAGCCGATGCAGCACATGCGGCGGTCGCGGCCGTCGATGCGTACGTAGTGGCGGGTGTCGGGCGGGATCGGCAGCCCGCAGTGATAGCAATCGGTGTCGGTCGCCGTCTCGTCGCGGACGGAATCGACGGCTTGGGCGGGCGGCAGGTCGGCTGTGTTCATCGACGACGATAGGCAGCCGCCCCGGATGGCCCAGCCATCCGGGGCGGTCAGAAAGGATGCGGTCTTTTAGCACATTTCCGCCACGCCGGCCATTGCACCGCAGCATCCCTGCGGCAAGCGGGCGCAGGCCGCACCGCACCGCCGTGCGAGGCGGCGCGGCGTCTTACTTGGCGGCCATGCGGATCGCGCCGTCGAGGCGGATCACCTCGCCGTTGAGGTAGCCGTTCTCCAGGATGTGCCGCACCAGCGCGGCGAATTCCGCCGGTTTGCCCATGCGCGACGGGAAAGGCACCGTCTTGCCCAGCGAGTCCTGCACGTCCTGCGGCATGCCCATCAGCATCGGCGTTTCCATGATGCCCGGCGCGATGGTCATCACGCGGATGCCGAAGCGGGCCAGCTCGCGTGCCACCGGCAGGGTCAGGCCGACGACCCCTGCCTTCGATGCGGCGTATCCGGCCTGCCCCACCTGCCCGTCGAAGGCCGCGACCGAGGCGGTATTGACGATCACCCCGCGCTCGCCGCCCGCATCGGGGGCGGCCTTGCTCATCACGTCGGCGGCCAGCCGCAGCATGTTGAAGGTGCCGACGAGGTTGATGTTCACCGTGCGCGCGAAGGATTCCAGCCGATGCGGGCCATCACGGCCGGCCACTTTCTCCGCGGGCGCGACGCCGGCGCAGCTCACCAGGCCGTTCAGCCCGCCAAAGCGCGACACCGCACTGTCGATCGCCGCCTTCGCGCTCGCCTCGTCGGTGACGTCGGTAGCGACGAAGACCGCCGCCTCGCCCAGCTCGGCCGCGGTCGCCTCGCCGGCCTCGCGATTCACGTCGGCCAGCACCACCCGGCCGCCTCCTTCCACCAGCATGCGGGCCGTGGCCGCACCCAGCCCCGATCCGCCGCCCGTCACCACGAATATGCCGTCTTCGATCTTCATCAACGCAACTCCTCTCTCCCTGTCCGCCTCCTGCGGCGAACACCAAGGCGCGAACATATTTGCAGTTAACGTAAACGTCAACCAAAACCACCGCTGCCGGATTTCTTCGCTTCGATGCAGCGCGCAGGCCGCCCATGGCAACCAGCACCCGCCCGATTCACCCGCACCCGCGCCGCAGGCGGAAAGGCGCTGCTACCCGCGCTCGTCGAGGCTCAGGTCCACCATCAGTTCGTTGGCCAGCGCCTCCAGGTCGCCACGCACGGCCTCGAGCGACACCGAGGCCGGCACGTCGAGGAGGGCATCCGCCCTGAACAGGGGTTCGCTCGACATCGGCGCGCTTTCGCAGGCCGTCTCGAGTTCCTCGATGCTGACGCCATGGCGCGCGAGCACGGCCGAGATGTCGCGCACGATGCCGGGGCGATCGTGGCCCACGAGCCCGAGCCGCACCATCCGCCGCGCCCCGGCCGCGCCCGCGGCGGCGGCGTGCTCGATGGCGAGGCGCAGCCCCTCGGCCTCCAGCCCGCGCAGCGCGGCTTCGAGCCGGGCGGCGTCGCCCTCCTCCACCTCGAGGCGCACGACGCCGGCAAACTGGCCGGCCAGTTGCGCCAGCCGGCTCTCCATCCAGTTCGCGCCGGCCGCGCTCGCCCGCGCCGCGAGGGCGCTGACCAGCCCGGGCCGGTCGCGTCCGATGAGTGTCAGCACGAGGGACGTCTTCATCTCGGAATCCTCTACGGTGGACGGAGCTGCCATTCACAGTTCTGGCGACAACCCCTTCGGGTGGCAGGCATCGTATCCGCGCGCCCGCTGGTCGGCCGCGTCGGTCGAGCGCGCGTCGGCCTCGTAGTCGAAATGTAGGCGACCGGAGAGCAAACTCAACCGGCATCCGCACAGCCCGTCCAGGCCCTGCGACGGCAAACCGGTGGAAAGGGGGCATGCAACGGTGGGGCACGCAAGAGCGGTGCGCATGAGGCACCGGCGGCGCAGATGCAAGAAAGCCCGGCCTTGCGGACCGGGCTTTCTTGCCGTTTGGTTGCGGGGACAGGATTTGAACCTGCGACCTTCGGGTTATGAGCCCGACGAGCTACCGGACTGCTCCACCCCGCGTCGGAGTTCTGGTGCTGCTGACCGGAATCGAACTGGTGACCTACTGATTACGAATCAGTTGCTCTACCGACTGAGCTACAGCAGCAAAGGACGCGCACTATACCCGAGGGCTGAAACAGTTTCAACCATCCACATGACAAGACCCTGAAGCGGGTTCACTTCTGCGCCCAGTAGGCCGGATCGCCGTAATGGCTGCGCAGGAAGTCGATGAACAGACGCACCCTCAGGGCGAGATTGCGCCGTTGCGGAAAGACCGCGTGGATGCCGTTGGACGGCGCGGCGAAATCGTCCAGCACCGACACCAGCCGCCCTGCGCGCAGATCGCCGTCCACCTCCCACAGCGAGCGCCACGCCAGGCCATGGCCGGCCAGTGCCCACTCGTGCAGCACCGCGCCGTCATTGCATTCGAAGCGCCCGCCGACCTTCACCGTGACCAGTTCCCCGGTGGCATCGCGAAACTGCCAGCCGCGCTGCTGGCCCAGAGACAGGCAGACATGCCCGGCGAGTTCGGCCGGCGTGGTCGGCACGCCGCGGCGGCCGAGATAGTCCGGGCTGGCGACGACCACGCGCCGGTTCTCGGCCAGCCGCACCGATACCAGGCTGGAATCCCCCAGTTCGCCGATGCGGATCGCGCAATCGATGCCTTCGTTGACGAGGTCCACCAGGCGGTCGCTCAGATCCAGCGTGCAATTCACCTCGGGATGGGCATCGAGGAACGCCCTCACCAGCGGCGCGACGTGCCGCCTGCCGAAGCCCGCGGGCGCGGAGATGCGCAGATGGCCGCTCGCCTTCACGCTGCCCAGGCTGACCGCCGCCTCCGCGTTCGACAGGTCGTTGAGGATGCGCTGGCAGTCCTCGAAGAAGGCGCTGCCCTCGAAGGTCAGCGTGACGCTGCGGGTGGTGCGCAGCAGCAGGCGGACGCCGAGCCGCCGTTCGAGGGCATCGAGCCGCCGGCCGATGACCGCCGGCGTCACTCCTTCGGCGCGCGCGGCGGCGGACAGGCTGCCGCGAATAGCAACTGCGACGAAGCTTTCGATCTGCTTGAGCTGGTCCATTTTTGACAAAAAGTAAAAACCGAATTGATCATACCTGATCTGTTGTTTTATATAAGACTCGCATACACTGCAGCGCGGTAGAGCCCGAACACAAGGCTCGCCCACATCCGACAGACACGACATGGCCGGCATGGACTTCTTCCAGATCGTACTCATCGGCATCGCCGCCTTCGCGGCGGGCGCGGTGAATCCGGTCGCCGGCGGCGGCCTGGGCATCCCGCTGATCGCGGCGCCGGCCATGCA
This DNA window, taken from Thauera sp. K11, encodes the following:
- a CDS encoding heavy metal translocating P-type ATPase, whose amino-acid sequence is MNTADLPPAQAVDSVRDETATDTDCYHCGLPIPPDTRHYVRIDGRDRRMCCIGCEAVAQSIVDNGLADYYRHRDAMPETRREAMPVELQELGLFDHPDFQKSFVRPVGEHEREASLILEGITCAACVWLNEQHVARQPGVSAVQINYATRRARVRWDERRIKLSDILAAVQAIGYRAYPYDAERSEQIAHRERRSMLWRVFVAGFGMMQVMMYAFPVYVAGEGDMTWDIELLLRWASLLLTLPVVLYSAAPFFQRAWRDVKLRHLGMDVPVALGVGSAFLASLWATLTHGPEVYFDSVTMFVFFLLGGRYLEMVARQRAVRGVEELGKVLPAFAERLAAWPAQEGERVPVSQLASGDVLRVRPGETVAADGVVIAGTGEVNEALLTGESRPVPKTVGAALTGGSINVSSPLVFRVEQVGDATRLAAIRRLMERAAGDKPRVAAVADRVAAVFIVVLLVLAGLTGIAWYFIDPQRALWVFVSVLVVACPCALSLAMPTALTVATDALARIGVLVTRGHAIETLARTNHVVLDKTGTLTYGRMKLQEVKPLGELSAEEALALAASIEQGSEHPVAAGLREAAAGLALPAVHGLRAVTGQGMEGEIDGRAMWIGRPGFVAAQAQAALPGELAGFEERGGTVVALGTRGGWLALFRLADLPRAEAASFVARLAADGIDTTVLSGDSPAVVGAVAGGLGIADAHGGLTPQDKQAYIAALQREPSAVVAMVGDGVNDAPVLAQAHVSVAMGGGTDLARNQADIVLLNEDLGSLGRGIAVSRRTLRIIRQNLWWSFAYNFTSVPLAMAGLVTPWMAGIGMAASSLLVVLNAMRLQGAR
- a CDS encoding LysR family transcriptional regulator, whose translation is MDQLKQIESFVAVAIRGSLSAAARAEGVTPAVIGRRLDALERRLGVRLLLRTTRSVTLTFEGSAFFEDCQRILNDLSNAEAAVSLGSVKASGHLRISAPAGFGRRHVAPLVRAFLDAHPEVNCTLDLSDRLVDLVNEGIDCAIRIGELGDSSLVSVRLAENRRVVVASPDYLGRRGVPTTPAELAGHVCLSLGQQRGWQFRDATGELVTVKVGGRFECNDGAVLHEWALAGHGLAWRSLWEVDGDLRAGRLVSVLDDFAAPSNGIHAVFPQRRNLALRVRLFIDFLRSHYGDPAYWAQK
- a CDS encoding glycine cleavage system transcriptional repressor — encoded protein: MKTSLVLTLIGRDRPGLVSALAARASAAGANWMESRLAQLAGQFAGVVRLEVEEGDAARLEAALRGLEAEGLRLAIEHAAAAGAAGARRMVRLGLVGHDRPGIVRDISAVLARHGVSIEELETACESAPMSSEPLFRADALLDVPASVSLEAVRGDLEALANELMVDLSLDERG
- a CDS encoding 3-hydroxyacyl-CoA dehydrogenase produces the protein MKIEDGIFVVTGGGSGLGAATARMLVEGGGRVVLADVNREAGEATAAELGEAAVFVATDVTDEASAKAAIDSAVSRFGGLNGLVSCAGVAPAEKVAGRDGPHRLESFARTVNINLVGTFNMLRLAADVMSKAAPDAGGERGVIVNTASVAAFDGQVGQAGYAASKAGVVGLTLPVARELARFGIRVMTIAPGIMETPMLMGMPQDVQDSLGKTVPFPSRMGKPAEFAALVRHILENGYLNGEVIRLDGAIRMAAK